One region of Sulfurisphaera ohwakuensis genomic DNA includes:
- a CDS encoding malto-oligosyltrehalose synthase, protein MMLLSTYRLQPMKFSEIRNKLDYFVELGVTHLYLSPVLKARPGSTHGYDVVDYSAINDELGGEEEYIRLIDEAKSKGLGIIQDIVPNHMAVHHTNWRLMDVLKKGRNSRYYNYFDFYEEEEKIRIPTLGDRNFKITYVNDEPYLDYYGNLFPINDEGKKYLNDIEKLLKVQYYELVDWRDYPSYRRFFAVNELIAVRQELEWVFEDSHLKILSFEVDGYRIDHIDGLFKPEEYLRRLKNKIGNKYIFIEKILSVDEKLRWDFIDGTTGYDFLNYSNLLFTDNEDKMTVIYKNILNIDLDKLVKETKKKIIDALFKHDIERISKMLGVDYEEIKEFLSCLKVYRTYITENDFRDEEIIRNCSQKVYESMKKNVTAFMKLQQYMPAVFAKAYEDTVLFIYNRLISLNEVSSDLHYYSISCDKFHEFNLKRVGTLSFNATSTHDTKFSEDVRMRISAISEIPDEWAKKVNEWHNILNPNIDKNDEYRLYQTIVGSFDGFNNEYKERLKAHMIKALREAKVHTDWVNVNTEYEKKMTYLIDKMFNNEKFMESFLEFESKIDKMGKVKSLSLVALKITSPGIADFYQGLENFRYLLTDPDNRRPVVFSELPKRYEEGLFNNGKIKAYVTKVLLNLRKSMKDFFINSEYKPLKLHKGLCGFMRGDKVLVIVKTLNRDYDIEIDGEYTDVITDETVRGRVKVDKLPLILVK, encoded by the coding sequence ATGATGTTACTTTCAACCTATAGGCTTCAACCGATGAAGTTTTCCGAAATTAGAAATAAACTTGATTATTTTGTTGAACTTGGAGTTACTCATCTTTATTTATCACCAGTCTTAAAGGCTAGGCCAGGAAGTACTCATGGATATGACGTTGTAGATTATAGTGCCATTAACGATGAACTCGGTGGGGAAGAGGAGTATATAAGATTAATTGATGAAGCTAAAAGTAAAGGTTTAGGAATTATACAAGATATCGTACCAAATCATATGGCTGTTCATCATACTAATTGGAGATTAATGGATGTATTAAAGAAGGGGAGGAATAGTAGATATTATAATTATTTCGATTTCTATGAGGAAGAGGAAAAGATAAGGATTCCAACTCTTGGAGATAGGAATTTTAAGATAACTTATGTTAATGATGAGCCTTACTTAGATTACTATGGAAATCTTTTTCCTATAAATGATGAGGGAAAGAAGTATCTTAATGATATTGAGAAGTTATTGAAGGTTCAATATTATGAACTTGTTGATTGGAGGGATTATCCTAGTTATAGGAGATTTTTTGCTGTAAATGAATTAATTGCTGTTAGACAAGAGCTTGAGTGGGTTTTTGAAGATTCTCATTTGAAAATTCTTTCTTTTGAAGTAGACGGATATAGGATTGATCATATAGACGGTTTATTTAAACCAGAGGAATATTTAAGGCGATTAAAGAATAAAATAGGAAATAAATATATTTTTATAGAAAAAATTTTATCTGTAGATGAGAAGTTAAGATGGGATTTTATTGATGGTACTACGGGTTATGATTTTCTAAATTATTCTAATCTTCTTTTTACTGATAATGAAGATAAAATGACGGTGATATATAAGAACATATTAAATATAGATTTAGATAAACTCGTGAAAGAAACTAAAAAGAAGATAATTGATGCATTATTCAAGCATGATATTGAAAGAATTTCTAAGATGCTGGGCGTGGATTATGAAGAGATTAAAGAATTTCTCTCGTGTTTAAAAGTATATAGGACTTATATAACTGAGAATGATTTTCGAGATGAAGAGATAATAAGGAACTGTAGTCAAAAAGTTTATGAAAGTATGAAGAAGAATGTTACTGCTTTTATGAAATTACAACAATACATGCCTGCAGTTTTCGCTAAAGCATACGAAGATACGGTTCTCTTTATATATAATAGGCTAATTTCTTTAAACGAGGTTAGTAGCGATTTACATTATTACTCAATTTCTTGTGATAAGTTTCATGAGTTTAATCTAAAAAGAGTCGGTACTTTATCGTTTAATGCTACTTCTACTCATGATACGAAGTTTAGTGAAGATGTTAGGATGAGAATTAGTGCTATCTCAGAGATACCAGATGAATGGGCTAAGAAGGTTAATGAATGGCATAATATTCTTAACCCCAATATTGATAAAAACGATGAATATAGACTTTATCAGACTATTGTAGGTAGTTTTGATGGGTTTAATAATGAATATAAGGAGAGGCTAAAGGCTCATATGATTAAGGCTTTAAGAGAGGCTAAAGTTCATACAGATTGGGTAAATGTAAATACTGAGTATGAAAAGAAGATGACTTATCTAATTGATAAAATGTTTAATAATGAGAAATTCATGGAAAGTTTTCTTGAATTTGAAAGTAAAATTGATAAGATGGGTAAAGTTAAATCTCTTTCTTTAGTTGCTTTAAAAATAACATCTCCAGGTATTGCTGATTTTTATCAGGGTTTAGAGAATTTTAGATACCTATTAACCGACCCAGATAATAGAAGGCCAGTAGTTTTTTCTGAACTTCCAAAGAGATACGAGGAGGGGTTGTTTAATAATGGTAAGATAAAGGCCTATGTCACTAAGGTTCTTCTAAATCTAAGGAAAAGTATGAAAGATTTCTTTATCAATAGCGAATATAAGCCTTTAAAGCTACACAAGGGATTATGTGGTTTCATGCGAGGAGATAAAGTTCTAGTTATTGTTAAGACTTTAAATAGAGATTATGATATCGAGATAGATGGTGAATATACTGATGTAATTACTGATGAGACTGTAAGAGGTAGAGTGAAAGTTGATAAATTACCTTTAATTCTTGTTAAATAG
- the glgX gene encoding glycogen debranching protein GlgX has translation MVFTHKDRPLRPGDPYPLGANWVEDEDGINFSIFSENATKIELLIYSPANQKYPKEVIEVKQRSGDIWHVFVPGLGAGTLYAYRIFGPYKPDQGLRFNPNKVLIDPYAKAINGTLNWNDAVFGYKIGDPNQDLSFDDRPDDEFIPKGVVINPYFEWDDDHFFRKKKIPLKDTIIYEVHVKGFTKLRQDLPENIRGTYRGFASKQMIEYLKDLGVTTIELMPVQQFVDDRFLVEKGLRNYWGYNPINYFSPECRYSSSGCMGEQVNEFKEMVNELHNAGFEVIIDVVYNHTAEGNHLGPTLSFRGIDNLAYYMLVPDNKRYYLDFTGTGNTLNLSHPRVLQMVLDSLRYWVLEMHVDGFRFDLAAALARQLYSVNMLSTFFVAIQQDPVLSQVKLIAEPWDVGPGGYQVGNFPYLWAEWNGKYRDTIRRFWRGETIPYEELASRLMGSPDLYAGNNKTPFASINYIASHDGFTLEDLVSYNQKHNDPNGFNNQDGMNENYSWNCGVEGETNDANVIQCREKQKRNFIITLFVSQGVPMILGGDELSRTQKGNNNAFCQDNEISWFNWNLDERKQRFHDFVRSMIYFYRAHPIFRRERYFQGKKLHGMPLKDVTFLKLDGSEADEQTWKSPTNFIAYILEGSVIDEVNDRGERIADDSFLIILNGSPNNIKFKFPHGKWSLVVSSHLRELSDDEKVVDGGKELEIEGRTAMVYRRIEY, from the coding sequence ATGGTTTTTACACATAAGGATAGACCATTAAGGCCAGGGGATCCTTATCCTCTTGGAGCTAATTGGGTTGAAGATGAAGATGGTATAAACTTCTCTATCTTTTCTGAAAATGCGACTAAAATTGAACTTTTAATTTATTCCCCCGCTAATCAGAAATATCCTAAAGAGGTTATCGAAGTAAAGCAGAGGTCTGGTGACATTTGGCATGTATTTGTCCCAGGATTAGGAGCTGGGACACTTTATGCATATAGAATTTTCGGGCCCTATAAGCCAGATCAAGGCTTAAGATTTAATCCCAATAAGGTTCTAATAGATCCTTATGCTAAGGCTATAAATGGGACATTAAACTGGAATGATGCTGTTTTCGGTTATAAAATAGGCGATCCTAACCAGGATTTATCCTTTGATGATAGGCCAGATGACGAATTTATTCCTAAAGGTGTTGTTATTAATCCCTATTTCGAGTGGGATGATGATCACTTTTTTAGGAAAAAGAAGATACCCTTGAAGGATACTATTATTTATGAAGTTCATGTTAAAGGTTTTACTAAGCTTAGACAAGATTTGCCAGAAAATATTAGAGGTACTTATAGGGGTTTTGCTTCTAAACAGATGATCGAATATTTGAAAGATTTGGGGGTAACTACAATTGAATTAATGCCAGTACAGCAGTTTGTTGATGATAGGTTTCTAGTAGAGAAGGGATTAAGGAATTACTGGGGATATAATCCCATAAATTATTTTTCACCTGAATGTAGATATTCCTCTTCTGGCTGTATGGGTGAACAAGTTAATGAGTTTAAGGAGATGGTTAATGAGTTGCATAACGCTGGCTTCGAGGTAATTATTGATGTTGTTTATAATCATACTGCGGAAGGGAATCATTTAGGTCCTACTCTTTCATTCAGAGGTATAGATAATTTGGCTTATTACATGTTAGTTCCAGATAATAAGAGATATTATTTAGACTTTACTGGAACTGGAAACACCTTAAATCTGAGTCATCCGAGGGTATTGCAAATGGTTCTGGATAGTCTTAGATATTGGGTTTTAGAGATGCATGTTGACGGTTTTAGGTTTGATTTAGCTGCTGCCCTAGCTAGACAATTATATAGTGTAAATATGCTTTCAACTTTCTTTGTTGCAATTCAGCAAGATCCCGTTCTTTCTCAAGTTAAGTTAATAGCGGAACCTTGGGATGTTGGTCCAGGGGGATATCAGGTTGGTAATTTTCCATATTTATGGGCCGAATGGAACGGTAAGTATAGAGATACTATAAGGAGATTTTGGAGAGGCGAGACGATCCCCTATGAGGAGTTGGCTAGTAGGCTTATGGGTTCTCCAGATTTATATGCTGGAAATAATAAGACTCCTTTCGCTAGTATAAATTATATAGCTTCTCATGATGGTTTTACTTTAGAGGATTTAGTTAGTTATAATCAAAAGCATAATGATCCTAATGGGTTTAATAATCAAGATGGTATGAACGAGAATTATAGTTGGAATTGTGGAGTTGAGGGAGAGACTAATGATGCTAATGTTATTCAATGCAGAGAGAAGCAAAAAAGGAATTTTATTATAACTCTTTTTGTAAGTCAAGGTGTTCCAATGATTTTAGGTGGAGATGAGCTAAGTAGGACACAAAAAGGTAATAATAATGCTTTTTGCCAAGATAATGAGATAAGCTGGTTTAATTGGAATCTTGATGAAAGGAAACAGAGGTTTCATGATTTTGTTAGGAGTATGATTTATTTCTATAGAGCTCATCCAATATTTAGAAGAGAAAGATACTTTCAAGGTAAGAAATTACACGGTATGCCATTAAAGGATGTTACTTTTCTAAAACTAGACGGAAGCGAAGCTGATGAACAAACCTGGAAATCGCCAACCAATTTTATTGCGTATATTTTAGAAGGTAGTGTTATTGATGAGGTGAATGATAGGGGTGAAAGAATAGCTGACGATTCTTTCTTAATTATCCTTAATGGTTCACCAAATAATATCAAGTTTAAATTCCCTCATGGTAAATGGAGTTTAGTTGTTTCTTCACATTTAAGAGAGCTTAGTGATGATGAGAAGGTTGTTGATGGTGGTAAAGAATTAGAAATTGAGGGAAGGACTGCAATGGTATATAGGAGGATTGAATATTGA
- the treZ gene encoding malto-oligosyltrehalose trehalohydrolase yields the protein MFGPSFLSENEVEFILWAPYQEKVTLRLNEEKYDMEKDEKGYFRITVNAKEGDKYSFIIDKGEIPDPASRYQPDGVHGRSQLVSLKYEWKSREVKIKPEDLIIYELHIGTFTQEGTFYSAVEKLDYLVDLGVTAIEIMPVHQFPGKKDWGYDGVYLYAVQNTYGGPYAFMKFIDEAHQRGLAVILDVVYNHVGPEGNYMMFLGPYFSQKYKTPWGLTFNFDDAYSDEVRKFILDNVRYWFEVFHIDGLRLDAVHAIYDFSPKHILQDIAELSHSLGKFVIAESDLNDPKIIDDKCGYKIDAQWVDDFHHSVHAYLTGERNSYYSDFGTLDDIVKAFKDVFVYDGKYSNFRKKTHGAPVGNLNACKFVVYIQDHDQVGNRGNGDRLSTLVDKQSYMIASALYLLSPFIPMIFMGEEYYERNPFLFFSDFSDPNLIKGVREGRLRENGQEIDPQSDEAFLKSKLSWNIDKEILEYYRTLIKIRKEFSNKCSRRIKVDKGDKWLVIGLEKIFLLVAFSDTELTSRHSGELLFSSSDFPKNIVSSKEIRVKKGIGIYKYSI from the coding sequence ATGTTCGGACCTAGTTTTCTAAGTGAAAATGAGGTTGAGTTTATTTTATGGGCTCCTTATCAAGAGAAAGTAACTTTAAGACTTAATGAGGAGAAGTATGATATGGAGAAGGATGAAAAGGGTTACTTCAGAATTACAGTGAATGCTAAGGAGGGGGATAAGTACTCTTTTATAATCGATAAAGGTGAAATTCCAGATCCAGCAAGTAGATATCAGCCAGATGGTGTTCATGGTAGATCACAGTTGGTTTCTCTCAAATATGAATGGAAGAGTAGGGAAGTTAAGATAAAGCCAGAGGATTTAATAATCTATGAGCTTCATATAGGTACTTTTACTCAAGAAGGCACCTTTTATTCAGCTGTTGAGAAGCTTGATTATTTGGTTGACTTGGGTGTTACTGCAATTGAAATTATGCCAGTTCATCAATTTCCAGGTAAAAAGGATTGGGGTTATGATGGTGTTTATCTTTATGCGGTTCAAAATACCTATGGCGGTCCTTATGCCTTTATGAAATTTATTGATGAGGCCCATCAGAGAGGTCTGGCAGTAATTCTAGATGTTGTCTACAATCATGTTGGTCCAGAAGGTAATTATATGATGTTTTTAGGTCCTTACTTTTCACAAAAGTATAAAACGCCGTGGGGTTTGACTTTTAACTTTGACGATGCATATAGTGACGAGGTAAGAAAGTTTATTTTAGATAATGTTAGATATTGGTTTGAGGTCTTTCATATTGACGGTTTGCGTTTGGATGCTGTTCATGCTATTTATGATTTTTCTCCAAAACATATTCTTCAAGATATTGCTGAGCTTTCTCACTCTTTAGGTAAGTTTGTTATTGCCGAAAGTGATTTGAATGATCCTAAAATCATTGATGATAAATGTGGTTATAAGATAGATGCCCAATGGGTTGATGATTTCCATCATTCGGTTCACGCATATTTAACTGGGGAGAGAAACAGTTATTATTCTGATTTCGGGACTTTAGATGATATAGTCAAGGCTTTTAAAGATGTATTTGTATATGATGGTAAGTATTCTAACTTTAGGAAGAAGACTCACGGTGCCCCAGTTGGTAACTTAAATGCTTGTAAGTTTGTTGTTTATATTCAAGACCATGATCAAGTAGGAAATAGGGGTAATGGTGATAGGCTTTCTACTCTAGTTGATAAACAAAGTTATATGATTGCTTCAGCATTATATCTCCTTTCTCCTTTCATACCAATGATTTTTATGGGCGAGGAATATTATGAGAGAAATCCGTTTCTTTTCTTTTCCGATTTTTCAGATCCTAATTTAATCAAGGGTGTTAGAGAAGGCAGATTAAGGGAAAACGGGCAAGAAATTGATCCTCAGTCTGATGAAGCGTTTTTAAAGAGTAAGTTGAGTTGGAATATTGATAAAGAGATTCTTGAATATTATAGAACTCTTATCAAAATTAGAAAGGAGTTTAGTAATAAATGTTCAAGGAGGATTAAAGTTGATAAGGGTGATAAATGGTTGGTAATAGGTTTGGAGAAAATTTTCCTTCTGGTTGCTTTTTCTGACACTGAGTTGACATCTAGGCATAGTGGCGAGTTGTTATTCTCATCTTCTGATTTTCCTAAAAACATTGTAAGTAGTAAAGAGATTAGAGTAAAGAAAGGCATTGGTATCTATAAATATAGTATTTAA
- a CDS encoding putative metallopeptidase has protein sequence MKFQYADDVKELAKIVNEKFDLKLNLERIAFIRSQGSRSKAIARTLMLPSQWRFILSPSILYIVEVISEKYDNLTCEEKVYVILHELTHIPNSMKGGLRNHNHPHFRKIKKPPYKELKEICKHI, from the coding sequence ATGAAATTTCAGTATGCAGATGATGTTAAAGAACTTGCAAAAATTGTTAATGAAAAATTTGACTTAAAATTAAATTTAGAAAGAATTGCCTTTATAAGAAGTCAAGGGTCAAGAAGTAAAGCAATAGCGAGAACATTAATGCTTCCCTCACAATGGAGATTTATCTTATCGCCATCAATACTTTATATAGTGGAAGTAATCTCAGAAAAGTATGATAATTTGACTTGTGAAGAAAAAGTTTACGTTATTCTCCACGAATTGACACACATACCAAACTCAATGAAAGGAGGACTAAGAAACCATAATCACCCCCATTTCAGAAAAATAAAGAAACCACCCTATAAAGAACTTAAAGAAATATGCAAACATATTTAA
- a CDS encoding S-methyl-5-thioribose-1-phosphate isomerase, with protein MVTLEELKAVFKPKLKPIIWREDSLDLLDQSALPFQTTYITVKTPEEVAKAIKLMQVRGAPAIGITAGYGMVLALISTKPNTLNEAIEELVKAKQIMDHARPTAVNLSWATSRMLNFAKKKIEEGEVKNVSELIQLMKEEANRIYEEELEAELKIGMYGLEKISDGDTILTQCNAGGLATGTGLGTALAPIKLAHYLGMKVSVIAPETRPWLQGSRLTVYELMAEGIPVTLITDTAVGLVMYKNMVNSVMVGADRILKDGHVFNKIGTFKEAVISHELGIPFYALAPSSSFDLKSKVDEIKIEERDPNEVRTIRGIPIVPENVKVYNPVFDVTPPKYITALITEKGVIYPPFEKNIPKIIGL; from the coding sequence ATGGTAACGCTAGAAGAACTAAAAGCAGTCTTTAAGCCAAAATTAAAACCAATAATTTGGAGAGAAGATAGTTTAGATTTACTAGACCAATCAGCCTTGCCGTTTCAGACGACATACATTACAGTAAAAACACCAGAAGAAGTTGCAAAAGCAATAAAGCTAATGCAAGTGAGAGGAGCACCGGCAATAGGAATAACAGCAGGTTATGGTATGGTTTTAGCATTGATATCAACAAAACCAAATACATTAAATGAAGCAATAGAAGAACTAGTTAAAGCAAAACAAATAATGGATCATGCAAGACCAACAGCAGTAAACCTTTCTTGGGCCACCTCAAGAATGCTTAACTTTGCAAAAAAGAAAATCGAAGAAGGGGAAGTAAAAAACGTAAGCGAACTTATCCAATTAATGAAAGAAGAAGCAAACAGAATTTATGAAGAAGAACTTGAAGCAGAACTAAAAATAGGTATGTACGGATTAGAAAAAATTAGTGATGGGGATACGATATTAACCCAATGTAACGCTGGTGGATTAGCAACTGGAACAGGCTTAGGAACTGCACTAGCACCAATAAAATTAGCCCACTACCTAGGAATGAAAGTCTCAGTAATAGCACCAGAAACCAGACCTTGGCTACAAGGAAGTAGGCTAACAGTTTATGAGCTAATGGCAGAAGGAATACCAGTAACATTAATCACAGACACTGCAGTAGGATTAGTAATGTATAAAAACATGGTAAATAGTGTGATGGTTGGTGCAGATAGGATATTAAAAGATGGGCATGTATTCAATAAAATTGGAACATTTAAAGAGGCTGTAATTTCCCACGAGTTAGGAATACCATTTTATGCCTTAGCCCCTTCATCATCCTTCGATTTAAAAAGCAAAGTAGATGAAATAAAAATAGAAGAGAGAGACCCAAATGAGGTGAGAACAATTAGAGGAATTCCTATAGTCCCAGAAAACGTAAAAGTATACAACCCAGTATTTGACGTCACACCACCAAAGTATATAACAGCACTAATAACTGAAAAAGGAGTAATTTACCCACCATTCGAAAAGAACATACCAAAAATAATAGGTCTATAA
- the crn1 gene encoding CRISPR-associated ring nuclease Crn1: MVKLIATLGTSPGGIFETYTNLINGTYESENPSKIEIQDIYIIRTKDKEVELAWKLVKALFICMKVPAQIADIPVSINDITSKEDYEIFKKEIFQRISKGDFIDFTGGRKAMSVAAAIGAVKKEAYLVTTIIPQQEYNRIQQQIKELKDREKEINDAISTGSCENIGEELKKLIIHGAKTILLT, from the coding sequence ATGGTAAAATTAATAGCAACACTTGGTACTTCACCTGGAGGAATTTTCGAAACATACACAAATCTCATTAACGGTACATATGAGAGTGAAAACCCGAGTAAAATTGAAATTCAGGATATTTATATAATCAGAACAAAAGACAAAGAGGTTGAGTTAGCATGGAAATTAGTTAAAGCACTCTTCATTTGTATGAAAGTACCGGCACAAATAGCTGATATACCCGTATCTATAAACGACATAACAAGTAAAGAGGATTATGAAATTTTTAAGAAAGAAATCTTTCAAAGAATAAGTAAAGGAGACTTCATTGACTTTACTGGAGGAAGAAAAGCAATGTCAGTAGCTGCGGCAATAGGGGCAGTAAAAAAAGAAGCCTATTTAGTCACTACAATAATACCGCAACAAGAATATAATAGAATACAACAACAGATTAAAGAATTAAAAGATAGAGAAAAAGAAATTAATGATGCGATATCCACGGGGTCTTGTGAAAATATAGGAGAAGAGTTGAAAAAACTAATAATACATGGAGCAAAAACAATTTTGTTAACTTAA
- a CDS encoding S1C family serine protease, which produces MDYSSIVEDVSKSVVTILTKQLTLDEFLMPSVAEGLGSGFSVGNGFVITSYHVIQNSRNIVVVSKDGFSSEADVIAINPFNDLALLYTNLNLKALKFSEKVKVGEGVLAIGSPLGLDSVTLGIISSIDRTIQSPLGNPLYVLQTDAAVNPGNSGGPLINTKGEVVGVVTAMIPYAQGIGFAIPSKLVLSFLKNVERNNGKYVRPYLGIRVIKLNKAISTYFNLSSDAGVLVVAVDEDSPAYDAGIRRGDIITEVNGKKIESQLDLVASIDETGLEEIEMKILRGKDKISIKVAPVALS; this is translated from the coding sequence ATGGATTATTCTTCAATCGTTGAAGACGTGTCTAAGTCAGTTGTAACTATTTTAACTAAACAATTAACACTTGATGAGTTTTTAATGCCATCTGTAGCTGAAGGATTAGGTTCTGGGTTTAGTGTTGGTAATGGTTTTGTAATTACTTCTTATCACGTTATTCAGAATTCAAGAAATATTGTAGTTGTTAGCAAGGACGGTTTTAGTAGTGAGGCTGATGTGATAGCTATAAATCCTTTTAATGATCTTGCTCTTCTTTATACTAATCTTAATTTAAAGGCTTTGAAATTTTCTGAGAAGGTTAAGGTTGGTGAAGGTGTTTTAGCTATTGGTAGTCCTTTAGGTTTAGATAGTGTAACCTTGGGAATAATAAGTAGTATTGATAGGACTATACAATCTCCTTTAGGCAACCCTCTTTACGTTTTGCAAACTGACGCTGCAGTTAACCCAGGAAATAGTGGTGGTCCTCTAATAAATACTAAGGGCGAGGTTGTTGGTGTCGTTACTGCTATGATTCCTTATGCTCAAGGAATAGGGTTTGCTATTCCTTCAAAGCTTGTTCTTAGCTTTCTAAAGAACGTAGAAAGAAATAATGGTAAATATGTTAGACCTTATTTGGGGATCAGAGTCATTAAATTAAATAAGGCTATAAGTACTTATTTTAATTTATCCTCAGATGCTGGTGTTTTGGTTGTTGCTGTTGACGAGGATAGTCCGGCATATGATGCTGGGATTAGGAGAGGTGATATAATCACTGAAGTTAATGGCAAAAAGATTGAGTCTCAACTAGATTTGGTTGCTAGCATAGATGAGACAGGATTAGAGGAAATTGAGATGAAAATTTTAAGAGGTAAGGATAAGATCTCTATAAAAGTAGCTCCAGTAGCTTTAAGTTAA
- a CDS encoding acyl-CoA dehydrogenase family protein, with protein MSEEAELIIQSANELSKQLDSTSEEQGIFPRKNLELLAQQGFMGILIPKPYGLELPAKTFVDVVKTIAKASPSTAWLYATHVASTIALHVFANQQVKDKYMKDLIEGKLLIGAAGTESVGGAINAVLNTTAELKGDKYVINGSKTFITGAGELDLYLLISKIQGQQKPGVFLLEKNQVKSGQKFTSLGMKGISWGELIIENAEVPKDYMIIDDAVKFLGVLGRIGMLGVSAIAYGLAEGAFEEALNHVKNRKLGQNTLASFEGVQIYLAEMAAKVEALKQMVYQAAEQSTSLPAVLKARIFNTETALEVIDKALRITGGHGFSNALKIEKYYRDVRATMLHFQTLELSKKVLGGLLIA; from the coding sequence ATGTCCGAAGAAGCAGAGCTTATTATCCAATCAGCAAATGAACTCTCAAAACAGCTAGACTCTACAAGTGAAGAACAAGGAATATTCCCAAGAAAAAACCTTGAATTATTAGCGCAACAAGGATTCATGGGAATATTAATACCGAAACCTTACGGTTTAGAATTACCAGCAAAAACATTCGTAGATGTAGTAAAAACCATAGCAAAAGCCTCGCCATCAACAGCGTGGCTATATGCAACACACGTAGCTTCAACAATAGCATTACATGTATTTGCAAACCAGCAAGTTAAAGACAAATACATGAAAGACTTAATTGAAGGAAAATTACTAATCGGAGCTGCTGGAACGGAAAGTGTAGGAGGAGCAATAAACGCAGTATTAAATACTACAGCAGAATTAAAGGGAGATAAATACGTAATAAACGGTTCAAAAACATTCATAACTGGTGCTGGAGAACTGGACTTATACTTACTGATCTCAAAAATACAAGGGCAACAAAAACCCGGGGTATTCTTACTTGAGAAAAACCAAGTAAAGAGCGGACAAAAATTCACGTCATTAGGAATGAAAGGAATATCTTGGGGAGAATTGATAATTGAAAATGCAGAAGTACCAAAGGATTATATGATAATTGATGATGCAGTAAAATTCTTAGGAGTATTAGGAAGAATAGGAATGTTAGGAGTATCAGCAATAGCTTATGGTTTAGCAGAAGGAGCGTTTGAAGAAGCCTTGAATCATGTGAAAAACAGAAAACTCGGACAAAATACTCTAGCTTCATTTGAAGGGGTACAAATATACTTAGCAGAAATGGCAGCAAAAGTTGAAGCACTAAAACAAATGGTTTATCAGGCTGCAGAGCAGTCCACATCACTCCCAGCAGTATTAAAAGCAAGAATATTTAACACAGAAACAGCACTAGAAGTTATCGATAAAGCACTGAGAATAACAGGAGGACACGGATTTAGTAATGCATTAAAAATAGAAAAATATTATAGAGATGTTAGGGCAACAATGTTACACTTCCAAACATTAGAATTATCAAAGAAAGTATTAGGAGGGTTGCTGATAGCATAA
- a CDS encoding PaREP1 family protein, which yields MPIRDEKTYARMSLNDFLISYERLKKGDLRLSAFRAYKAERRMLQSLAMKHDLHRKDTKCAVPKKEMLKVAKELEEKYSGIYQMTQKALKLFDQWKNENVDEKDIRELLFLLNYDWIKEHLADKELDKIKNIQKELGNG from the coding sequence ATGCCAATACGAGACGAAAAAACATATGCAAGAATGAGTTTAAACGACTTCTTAATTTCTTATGAAAGACTCAAAAAAGGAGATTTAAGGCTATCGGCATTTAGAGCCTATAAGGCAGAAAGAAGAATGTTACAATCACTAGCAATGAAACATGACTTACATAGAAAAGATACAAAATGTGCAGTACCGAAAAAAGAAATGCTAAAAGTTGCAAAAGAACTAGAGGAGAAATATAGTGGCATTTATCAAATGACACAAAAAGCCCTAAAACTCTTTGATCAATGGAAAAATGAAAACGTAGACGAAAAAGACATAAGAGAACTACTATTTTTACTTAACTACGATTGGATAAAAGAACATCTAGCAGATAAAGAATTAGATAAAATAAAAAATATTCAGAAAGAGTTAGGTAACGGCTAG